Proteins encoded within one genomic window of Pectobacterium araliae:
- a CDS encoding ABC transporter ATP-binding protein, with the protein MTSSIPELNKSSQRVPGSSPLMEVENLRVGFVNRGVVTDAVRGVSFTLGCEKLAIVGESGSGKSTVGRALLQLHPHSARITADKLRFGDTDLLKADEARMRQIRGKRISMIMQDPKYSLNPVVCVGDQIAEAYLAHHKVSHREAKEKVMAMLDVVRIRQPERVYNLYPHEISGGQGQRIMIAMMLITEPEIVIADEPTSALDVSVRLQVLAMLDDLVSERGLGLIFISHDINLVRSFCDRVLVMYAGRVVESIAAADLDNAQHPYTRGLLNSLPDIDHRRPRLPVMNRDPAWING; encoded by the coding sequence GTGACATCCTCGATCCCAGAACTGAATAAGTCTTCTCAACGTGTGCCGGGAAGCTCACCCCTGATGGAAGTGGAAAATCTGCGGGTAGGCTTCGTGAACCGTGGCGTTGTGACGGATGCCGTGCGCGGCGTCTCCTTTACGCTGGGCTGCGAAAAGCTGGCGATTGTCGGCGAATCTGGCTCCGGCAAATCGACGGTTGGGCGCGCGCTGTTGCAACTGCACCCGCATAGCGCGCGGATTACGGCAGATAAACTGCGCTTCGGTGATACCGATTTGCTAAAAGCGGATGAGGCGCGGATGCGTCAGATTCGCGGCAAACGCATATCTATGATTATGCAGGACCCCAAATACTCGCTGAACCCCGTGGTGTGCGTCGGCGATCAGATTGCCGAAGCCTATCTGGCACACCATAAGGTGTCGCACCGCGAGGCGAAGGAAAAGGTCATGGCGATGCTGGACGTGGTGCGCATTCGTCAGCCGGAACGTGTCTACAATCTGTATCCCCACGAAATCTCGGGCGGGCAGGGGCAGCGCATCATGATTGCGATGATGCTAATTACCGAACCCGAAATCGTGATCGCCGATGAACCCACTTCGGCGCTGGATGTGTCCGTGCGCTTGCAGGTGTTGGCGATGTTGGATGATCTGGTGAGTGAGCGTGGTCTGGGGCTGATTTTCATCAGCCACGACATCAATCTGGTGCGCAGTTTCTGCGATCGGGTACTGGTGATGTATGCCGGGCGCGTCGTGGAATCCATCGCCGCCGCCGATCTGGATAACGCACAGCACCCGTATACGCGCGGGCTGCTGAATTCGCTGCCAGATATCGACCACCGACGCCCGCGTTTGCCGGTGATGAATCGCGATCCTGCCTGGATCAACGGATAA
- a CDS encoding ABC transporter ATP-binding protein: MIEVNNLNLSFGQGSTQNQVLYDVNLTVNDGDIFGLVGESGSGKTTVLKCLAGLFNHWEGTLHIDGKKLAHRIDRARCRRVQMVFQDPYGSLHPRHTVEAILEEPLSIHRFDDRDDRIDTLLEKVGLGTNFRRRYPHQLSGGQRQRVAIARALILEPRVLLLDEPTSALDVSVQAEILNLLTELHQQEKLTYLMVTHDLGVISHLCHKVAVMQYGKILETLETDDLTNNVPKDAYTSMLVDASRQYSRDLAVRSERMG; the protein is encoded by the coding sequence ATGATCGAAGTGAATAACCTGAATCTCTCTTTCGGTCAGGGTAGTACACAGAATCAGGTGCTGTACGACGTGAACCTCACGGTCAACGATGGCGATATCTTTGGTCTGGTGGGGGAATCAGGTTCAGGAAAAACGACGGTGCTGAAGTGTCTGGCCGGATTGTTTAACCATTGGGAAGGCACGTTGCACATTGACGGGAAGAAGCTGGCGCATCGGATCGATCGGGCGCGCTGTCGCCGGGTGCAGATGGTGTTTCAGGATCCGTATGGGTCGCTGCATCCCCGTCATACGGTGGAAGCGATTCTGGAGGAGCCGCTATCGATCCACCGTTTTGACGATCGTGACGATCGCATCGATACGCTGTTGGAGAAGGTCGGTCTGGGAACAAATTTCCGTCGCCGCTATCCGCATCAGCTGTCGGGTGGGCAACGCCAACGCGTGGCGATTGCTCGGGCGCTGATTCTGGAACCGAGAGTTCTGCTGCTGGATGAACCCACCTCGGCGCTGGACGTGTCGGTGCAGGCGGAGATACTCAATCTGCTTACGGAGTTGCACCAGCAGGAAAAGCTGACTTACCTGATGGTGACGCACGATTTGGGCGTGATTTCCCACTTGTGCCATAAAGTGGCGGTGATGCAATACGGCAAGATACTGGAAACGCTGGAAACCGACGATCTGACCAATAATGTGCCGAAGGATGCCTATACCTCGATGCTGGTGGACGCCAGCCGTCAGTACAGCCGCGATCTGGCCGTGCGTTCGGAGCGAATGGGCTAG
- the ppiA gene encoding peptidylprolyl isomerase A, whose amino-acid sequence MFKRTLVAAAALISLTAFSSAFAASGTTHVLLATSAGNIELSLDNQKAPVSVKNFVEYVNNGFYNGTTFHRVIPGFMVQGGGFSGEMSQKATNAPIKNEADNGLRNQRGTIAMARTADKDSATSQFFINIADNAFLDHGQRDFGYAVFGKVVKGMDVVDKISQVPTKNVGPYQNVPTTPIVIQSAKVLP is encoded by the coding sequence ATGTTCAAACGTACTCTGGTTGCTGCGGCGGCCCTTATTTCACTGACGGCATTTTCCTCAGCCTTTGCGGCCTCTGGCACCACTCATGTGCTGTTGGCGACGTCCGCAGGCAATATCGAACTGTCTTTAGATAATCAAAAAGCACCGGTTTCGGTAAAAAATTTCGTCGAGTACGTTAACAACGGTTTCTATAACGGGACGACATTTCATCGTGTGATACCTGGTTTCATGGTGCAAGGCGGTGGTTTCTCTGGCGAAATGAGCCAAAAAGCGACCAATGCACCGATCAAAAACGAAGCTGACAACGGCTTGCGTAACCAGCGTGGCACCATCGCGATGGCGCGAACGGCTGACAAAGATAGCGCGACGAGCCAATTTTTTATCAACATCGCGGACAACGCCTTCCTCGATCACGGCCAGCGTGATTTCGGCTATGCCGTGTTTGGTAAAGTAGTGAAGGGTATGGACGTCGTGGATAAGATTTCTCAGGTGCCAACGAAAAACGTGGGACCTTACCAGAATGTGCCGACGACGCCGATCGTCATTCAGTCGGCAAAAGTACTGCCCTGA
- the pelZ gene encoding pectate lyase PelZ, with protein sequence MKGSLLFAALFSAGTVFSVGIPTASAATPAAPELKGFGTDTVAGSGGRVIRVTTLASSGAGSLREALAAKGPRIIVFEVGGIIDLNKSDLRLTEPFVTIAGQTAPSPGITIIRGGMGISTHDVLMQHLRFRIGDAGTGKKSGFERDVSINGANAHNVVIDHSSFAWGTDENLSISGPRDDGPQSTAHRITLSNNIVAEGLYDSAHTKGIHSMGTLVHDNVTDVAIVGSLYAHNNERNAWFKAGSTGVMVNNLIYNPGIWGIRVGGVKGEWEGKTMPASPRVSVAGNVMHYGANTKAGLGLVGSNSSGDVWMSDNLAYDANGKAAPQTSGSGITLLKVSPIWPAGLTASAASTVTNQVLQSAGARPKDRDAVDKRIVDNVKQRKGRFVNSQEEVGGYPVATATYRQLNVPSTGVDAWLQQMAKALE encoded by the coding sequence ATGAAAGGTTCTCTTCTGTTCGCCGCACTGTTCAGCGCTGGCACCGTATTTAGTGTTGGTATACCGACAGCTAGCGCCGCCACACCAGCAGCACCAGAGTTGAAAGGATTCGGAACGGATACCGTGGCAGGCAGTGGTGGGCGCGTCATTCGCGTCACCACGCTGGCTTCTTCTGGAGCCGGTTCACTCAGGGAAGCGCTCGCCGCCAAAGGGCCACGCATTATCGTTTTCGAGGTTGGCGGTATTATCGACCTGAACAAAAGTGACCTTCGACTAACCGAACCGTTTGTCACCATCGCAGGCCAGACCGCCCCTTCTCCCGGTATCACGATTATTCGCGGCGGGATGGGAATTAGCACCCATGATGTGCTCATGCAACATCTTCGTTTTCGCATCGGTGATGCCGGTACGGGTAAGAAAAGCGGCTTTGAACGCGATGTTTCCATCAACGGCGCAAATGCTCACAACGTTGTCATCGATCACTCAAGTTTCGCCTGGGGGACAGACGAAAATCTGTCTATTTCTGGCCCACGCGATGACGGCCCACAGAGCACCGCACACCGTATCACGCTCTCGAATAATATCGTTGCAGAGGGCTTATACGATTCTGCCCACACCAAAGGTATTCACTCGATGGGTACGCTGGTTCACGATAACGTGACTGACGTGGCGATCGTCGGCAGCCTGTACGCCCACAATAACGAGCGCAATGCCTGGTTCAAGGCAGGCTCAACAGGCGTCATGGTCAATAATCTGATCTACAATCCCGGTATTTGGGGTATTCGCGTTGGTGGAGTCAAAGGAGAGTGGGAAGGGAAAACCATGCCCGCCAGCCCACGCGTCTCCGTTGCAGGTAACGTGATGCACTACGGCGCGAATACCAAAGCAGGTTTAGGGCTGGTAGGAAGCAACAGTTCCGGCGATGTCTGGATGTCAGATAACCTTGCTTACGATGCAAACGGCAAAGCCGCTCCGCAAACATCAGGCAGTGGGATAACTTTACTCAAGGTGTCCCCTATTTGGCCTGCGGGCTTAACAGCGTCAGCGGCCAGCACGGTCACCAATCAGGTACTACAAAGCGCAGGCGCGCGCCCCAAAGATCGTGACGCCGTCGATAAGCGTATCGTGGACAATGTCAAACAGCGGAAAGGTCGCTTCGTGAACAGCCAGGAAGAGGTTGGCGGCTACCCCGTGGCAACGGCTACTTATCGTCAACTTAACGTGCCAAGCACGGGCGTGGATGCCTGGCTACAGCAGATGGCTAAAGCGCTGGAGTAA
- the pelC gene encoding pectate lyase PelC, whose protein sequence is MKYLLPSTAAGLLLLAAQPTMAANTGGYATTDGGNVAGAVNKTARSMQDIIDIIEAAKLDSKGKKVKGGAYPLVITYNGNEDALINAAENDICAQWKKDARGVEIKEFTKGITIIGTNGSSANFGIWLTKSSDVVIRNMRFGYMPGGAQDGDAIRIDNTPNVWIDHNEIFAKNFECAGTKDGDTTFESAIDIKKASTNVTISYNYIHGIKKVGLSGFSSSDTGRDLTYHHNIYSDVNARLPLQRGGQVHAYNNLYTGITSSGLNVRQKGIALIERNWFENAKNPVTSRYDGSNFGTWELRNNNVMSPADFAKYNITWDKDSKPYVNAEDWKNTGTFAAVPYSYSTVSPQCVKDKLANYAGVNKNLAVLTAANCN, encoded by the coding sequence ATGAAATACCTACTGCCTTCTACAGCCGCTGGGCTGTTATTACTTGCGGCCCAACCGACAATGGCGGCAAATACGGGGGGCTATGCGACCACTGACGGTGGTAACGTGGCCGGTGCCGTGAACAAAACTGCACGTTCCATGCAGGATATCATTGATATTATCGAAGCGGCGAAGCTGGACTCCAAAGGCAAGAAAGTCAAAGGTGGAGCTTACCCGCTCGTTATCACCTATAACGGTAATGAAGATGCGCTGATCAACGCTGCTGAGAACGACATTTGCGCTCAGTGGAAGAAAGACGCACGCGGTGTGGAAATCAAAGAATTTACCAAAGGAATTACCATCATCGGCACCAATGGTTCTTCCGCCAACTTTGGGATTTGGCTGACGAAATCATCCGATGTTGTCATCCGTAATATGCGTTTTGGTTACATGCCGGGCGGCGCGCAGGACGGTGATGCGATTCGTATCGATAACACGCCAAACGTCTGGATTGACCACAACGAAATCTTCGCCAAAAACTTTGAATGCGCAGGCACAAAAGACGGTGACACCACATTTGAATCGGCGATTGATATCAAGAAAGCGTCTACCAACGTGACAATTTCGTACAACTACATTCACGGTATCAAAAAAGTGGGGCTGAGCGGCTTCAGCAGCAGCGATACGGGTCGTGATCTGACTTACCATCACAATATTTACAGCGATGTTAACGCTCGTCTTCCGCTGCAACGTGGTGGCCAGGTTCACGCTTACAATAACCTGTATACCGGTATCACCAGCTCTGGCCTGAACGTGCGCCAGAAAGGGATTGCGCTGATAGAACGTAACTGGTTCGAAAATGCGAAAAACCCGGTGACCTCACGCTATGACGGTTCCAACTTCGGAACCTGGGAGCTGCGTAATAACAACGTCATGAGCCCGGCCGACTTCGCGAAATACAACATCACCTGGGATAAAGATTCCAAACCCTACGTGAATGCTGAAGACTGGAAAAACACTGGCACGTTCGCTGCTGTTCCTTACAGTTACTCTACCGTGTCGCCACAGTGCGTGAAGGACAAGCTGGCAAACTATGCTGGCGTGAACAAAAACCTTGCGGTGCTGACGGCAGCAAATTGCAACTAG
- a CDS encoding polysaccharide lyase — translation MKYLLPTAATGLLLLAAQPAMAANTGGYATTDGGDVSGAVKKTARSLQEIVDIIEAAQVDSKGKKVKGGAYPLIITYNGNEDSLIKAAEKNICGQWSKDARGVQIKEFTKGITIQGTNGSSANFGVWIVNSSNVVVRNMRFGYMPGGAQDGDAIRIDNSPNVWIDHNEIFAKNFECAGTPDNDTTFESAVDIKKGSTNVTVSYNYIHGIKKVGLSGSSSSDTTARNLTYHHNIYRDVNSRLPLQRGGLVHAYNNLYDGITGSGFNVRQKGKALIESNWFENALNPVTARNDSSNFGTWDLRNNNVMSPADFAKYKITWGKPSSPHVNADDWKTTGKFPTVSYKYTPVSAQCVKDKLANYSGAGKNLAVLTAANCK, via the coding sequence ATGAAATACCTATTGCCTACGGCAGCCACTGGATTGTTATTACTCGCTGCTCAGCCAGCGATGGCCGCCAATACGGGCGGCTATGCCACCACCGATGGTGGCGATGTTTCTGGCGCCGTGAAAAAAACGGCACGTTCTCTGCAAGAGATTGTAGATATTATTGAAGCCGCGCAAGTGGACTCAAAAGGCAAGAAAGTCAAAGGCGGTGCTTACCCGCTCATCATCACCTATAACGGTAATGAAGATTCATTAATCAAAGCGGCCGAAAAGAATATCTGCGGCCAGTGGAGTAAGGACGCTCGCGGCGTACAAATCAAAGAATTCACCAAAGGCATTACTATTCAGGGCACTAATGGCTCATCCGCCAACTTCGGTGTCTGGATTGTGAACTCTTCGAATGTCGTGGTACGTAACATGCGCTTTGGCTATATGCCGGGCGGCGCGCAAGACGGCGATGCTATTCGTATCGATAACTCCCCGAACGTCTGGATCGACCACAACGAGATCTTTGCCAAGAACTTTGAATGCGCCGGTACGCCAGACAATGACACCACCTTTGAATCAGCGGTTGATATCAAGAAAGGGTCAACCAACGTCACGGTGTCCTACAACTACATCCACGGCATCAAAAAAGTCGGTCTGAGCGGTTCAAGTAGTTCGGATACGACGGCTCGTAACCTGACTTACCATCATAATATCTATCGCGATGTTAATTCACGTCTGCCGCTACAGCGTGGTGGCCTGGTTCACGCCTACAACAACCTGTATGACGGCATCACTGGCTCTGGCTTTAACGTTCGTCAGAAAGGGAAAGCCCTCATCGAAAGCAACTGGTTCGAAAATGCGCTGAACCCAGTGACAGCACGTAACGACAGTTCCAACTTTGGTACCTGGGATCTGCGTAATAACAATGTCATGAGCCCAGCCGACTTCGCTAAATACAAAATCACCTGGGGCAAACCGTCCTCCCCTCACGTCAATGCGGATGACTGGAAGACTACAGGAAAATTCCCTACCGTCTCCTATAAGTACACTCCAGTTTCGGCGCAGTGTGTGAAGGATAAACTGGCAAACTATTCTGGCGCAGGTAAAAACCTGGCAGTACTGACAGCCGCTAACTGCAAGTAA
- the pelA gene encoding pectate lyase PelA, whose protein sequence is MKYLLPSAAAGLLLLAAQPTMAANTGGYATTDGGDVSGAVKKTARSLQEIVDIIEAAKKDSSGKAVKGGAYPLVITYNGNEDALIKAAEANICGQWSKDPRGVEIKEFTKGVTILGTNGSSANFGIWIVNSSNVVVRNMRFGYMPGGAKDGDAIRIDNSPNVWIDHNEIFAKNFECAGTPDNDTTFESAVDIKKASTNVTVSYNYIHGVKKVGLSGSSNTDTGRNLTYHHNIYSDVNSRLPLQRGGQVHAYNNLYDGIKSSGFNVRQKGIALIESNWFENALNPVTARNDDSNFGTWELRNNNITSPSDFAKYNITWGKPSTPHINADDWKSTGKFPAVPYSYSPVSAQCVKDKLASYAGVGKNQAVLTAANCK, encoded by the coding sequence ATGAAATACCTACTGCCTTCTGCAGCCGCTGGACTATTGCTGCTTGCAGCCCAACCAACAATGGCGGCAAATACGGGAGGTTATGCCACCACTGACGGCGGCGACGTTTCCGGTGCTGTGAAAAAAACCGCACGCTCTCTGCAAGAGATCGTCGATATCATTGAAGCTGCGAAAAAAGACTCAAGCGGTAAGGCGGTCAAGGGTGGAGCCTACCCGCTCGTGATTACCTACAACGGTAATGAAGATGCGCTGATCAAAGCCGCCGAAGCTAACATCTGCGGACAGTGGAGCAAAGATCCACGCGGTGTGGAAATCAAAGAGTTCACCAAGGGGGTCACTATCCTTGGAACCAACGGTTCTTCCGCTAATTTCGGGATCTGGATCGTGAACTCTTCTAACGTCGTGGTGCGTAATATGCGCTTCGGCTATATGCCGGGTGGCGCGAAAGATGGCGATGCTATCCGTATTGATAACTCACCGAACGTCTGGATCGATCACAACGAAATTTTCGCGAAAAACTTTGAATGTGCTGGTACGCCAGATAACGACACCACGTTTGAATCGGCTGTCGATATCAAGAAAGCATCAACCAACGTCACGGTGTCGTACAATTATATCCATGGCGTGAAAAAGGTAGGTTTGAGTGGTTCCAGCAACACGGATACGGGTCGTAATCTGACTTACCATCACAATATTTACAGCGATGTTAACTCACGTCTGCCGCTGCAACGTGGTGGCCAGGTGCATGCTTATAACAACCTGTATGACGGCATCAAAAGTTCAGGCTTTAACGTCCGTCAGAAAGGGATCGCACTGATCGAAAGCAACTGGTTCGAAAATGCGCTCAACCCAGTGACCGCACGTAATGACGATTCCAACTTCGGTACTTGGGAACTCCGTAACAACAACATTACCAGCCCATCTGATTTTGCTAAATACAACATCACCTGGGGTAAACCGTCCACACCGCACATCAATGCAGATGACTGGAAAAGCACAGGCAAATTCCCTGCCGTCCCGTATAGCTATTCCCCTGTTTCCGCACAGTGCGTGAAGGATAAACTGGCGAGCTATGCTGGCGTAGGTAAAAACCAGGCCGTATTGACAGCCGCCAACTGTAAATAA